In one window of Porites lutea chromosome 8, jaPorLute2.1, whole genome shotgun sequence DNA:
- the LOC140946379 gene encoding beta-1,3-galactosyltransferase 1-like, with amino-acid sequence MRQFRRRLLWVAVVLVLVFCLKNFRRLFPPSIKWIDLRNQKDSLSILSPVEEPHLYLEQPMFLLVIVSSSPNKRVNAGRRDVIRKTWGNVEETRVPNDVIWKVVFVMGKPQNAEMNQVIMAEHRSRRDLLIGDYKDEYRNIVIKLLMAFQWASKIKCSYVLKTDDDVYIEIPKLIEWLIKRSDEHSLYGGILYQGEVVRDKTHRHYVKKDDLSLEHYPMFCKGSMFVLSWNLIPKMVGFSRHIKRIGPDDAYIGLLAFQLDINPVEIQGFQQLDHMHKLINVVTTCQIQELIGIGDSLTPEQINYIHKVKKSLPKNGKLPSVCISLFMELVLLLSLSCTFLMIFLTFCCRRRCRLRIKR; translated from the coding sequence ATGCGACAATTTCGTCGCCGACTATTATGGGTTGCTGTAGTATTAGTTTTGGTATTTTGCCTGAAGAATTTCAGGCGCCTTTTCCCACCAAGCATCAAATGGATTGATTTAAGAAATCAAAAAGATAGTCTCTCCATCTTATCTCCGGTTGAGGAACCTCATCTATACCTCGAGCAACCCATGTTTTTGCTTGTTATCGTTTCTTCTTCACCTAACAAACGGGTAAACGCGGGAAGGAGAGATGTGATACGGAAGACTTGGGGCAATGTTGAGGAAACTCGTGTGCCAAACGATGTTATATGGAAAGTAGTGTTCGTAATGGGCAAACCACAGAACGCTGAAATGAACCAGGTCATAATGGCAGAGCACAGAAGCCGAAGAGACTTACTTATCGGTGACTACAAAGACGAATATCGAAATATTGTCATCAAACTTCTGATGGCATTCCAGTGGGCATCCAAAATTAAGTGTTCCTATGTTCTCAAAACGGACGATGATGTTTATATCGAAATTCCGAAGCTAATTGAGTGGTTGATTAAACGAAGTGATGAACATTCTCTCTATGGTGGTATTCTCTATCAGGGAGAAGTTGTCAGAGACAAGACTCATCGACATTATGTTAAAAAAGATGATCTCTCACTGGAGCATTACCCGATGTTTTGCAAAGGCTCAATGTTTGTCCTGTCATGGAATTTGATTCCCAAGATGGTGGGATTTTCAAGACATATTAAAAGAATTGGACCCGATGATGCTTACATAGGGCTTTTAGCCTTCCAGCTAGACATAAACCCAGTCGAAATACAAGGATTTCAACAATTGGATCACATGCACAAACTTATCAATGTCGTAACTACGTGTCAAATCCAGGAATTGATAGGAATTGGTGATTCTCTCACCCCAGAACAAATAAACTATATccataaagttaaaaaatccCTTCCAAAGAACGGAAAACTTCCTAGCGTTTGCATATCGCTATTCATGGAACTTGTACTTTTGTTGTCTTTATCCTGTACATTTCTAATgatatttttgacattttgctGCCGACGGAGGTGTCGCTTGAGAATAAAAAGGTAA